ttcttaatgaggcaactctgtgtgtgtgtatgcgcatGTGTGTTTGTAGGCTTGGGGAGAGTACTCAGGTAAAAGCAGTCTCCGTTTTATTGCCCAAGCTGTGATTTCTGGATTTATTGCCCcaaaagaactctgaaaaatgTGAAGAGATGCCCAGTGGTTTCTGTCCATTTCTGGGCATAACTGAAGCATAGCATTTGAAATTGGGAGGGGGGGGGAGCATAGAAATCACTGGCTCTGACCCCTCCCTTTCATACACATGAGGCCCAGGAATGTTCATGTCCCCACCAAGGTCACAGACCTTGTAGGTGGCAGAACTGGGGACCTGGAGCTGGGGGTCCACGCGTTCCCTGCCCTGCACCGCCAGCTTGCTCTCTCCCTTCCACTTGTGTCCTGCATGGACCAACGAGAAAGCTAAAGGGATTTACTCATGTCTTTGTTGCCTCTACCAACAACTAAAATTTAACTGTTTTTATTCCcctccttgtatttttttttttttcctttctttcttaaagcAAAAGAGCTGTGTCTGAACACCAGCTCCTCCATGACAAGGGGAAGTCCATCCAGGATTTACGACGACGCTTCTTCCTTCACCATCTGATCGCAGAAATCCACACAGCCGAAATCAGAACTACCTCGGAGGTTTCCCCTAACTCCAAGCCCGCTCCCAACACAAAGAACCACCCGGTCCGATTCGGGTCTGATGACGAGGGCAGGTACCTAACTCAGGAAACCAACAAGGTGGATACGTACAAAGAGCAGCCACTCAAGACAcctggcaagaaaaagaaaggcaagccTGGGAAACGCAAGgaacaggagaagaaaaaacGGCGAACTCGATCGGCCTGGTTGAACTCTGAAGTGGCCGGGAGTGGGCTCGAAGGGGACCAGCTGTCTGACACCTCCACGACATGGCTGGAGCTCGATTCACGGTAACAGGCTTCCTGGCCCACAGCCTCTTCCTGGTGCTCTCAGCTGGGCTTTGGAGCCTCCCTTCCGCCTTGCCTTggatttttctcctctctgtcaGTCGCTACACAATCCAAAAGCTTATGACAAGCCAGAATACTGTCTGCCTTAAAGCAGTGACCCGCTTACACCCAACACACGTGCGCACGCGCATGCTCACACACGTGTATGCGCTCGTGCACATGCGCATGCTCACGCACATGCGCTCTATACAGGCTCTATAACTTAACTTTCTCCATCACAAACCCCAACGTCAATGCTTTAGTACTCTAGTAAATAATTCCACCTCTTACTCAAGCTTCAAAAGCTAATGACCATCTTCATAACTTGCTGGAGAGGTGTATTTATTCCCCCGCAGTCTGTCACACTTTGGCAAACTGTCTTgatagtttttcatttctttctttttctcacttcaaGGGAGAACAACAAAAGGATTTGATGTTATCTACGAACACTGCAGAACAGTACCTTACCGTAAACAGTTCTGAGCCATTcacactttttatttaattaagtgtatttaattaaattttaaatttattttaatttaaagaaattaaattattttttaaacacacgCTTTAAGTTTGTTTAATTAAGTTTAACTCTGGTTTCTACCagctcatggaaaaaaaaaaaaagtggtttctgAAAATTTTCAATATTGCCTTGGAAGGATATAAGTTTTTCTCACGTATCTCTTTGTCTGTTGGCAAGTGGAATAATTTTTCTAGGGTAAtgcaataagaataataaaacttCACACTTATGTGGTTTGTTTATCCCTAGCTCACAGATACAGTTAATAATGACACTCACAGACTTTGGAATCAAAACAACTTAGGCTCACATCTTAGGTCTGAACTTATTAAAGTTTACAACCTAGGGCAAGTTACTCAGTCTTTCTAAGACTCACTTTCATCTTATGTGAAATGAAGATATTAATTGTACCAACCTCATAGAGttggtgaagattaaatgagatattatataTGAGTTGAATGCCTGTcatatagtaaatactcaataaatggcaaCATACTATTACTCTGGTCCTTTGAGACCTAGTTCTGATTGTGCCATCTCTATATATATTGGAGTGGGGGTGTCTCTGTGAGGCAAAAAAGGGGGCAAAtagtcatttcattttataaaatagacaaTGAAGGCATTCCACAGCTAAAGGACCTGAGTAGCTCTTGGAATTGAAATAAGTAGCCCTAGAACTggatttatttctccatttcctgATGCTTAGACCAGTGCTATGTCCTCACTGATTTTTCATCATGTATTTCCATTGATAggaccttgttttgttttttacttttcagtACAGCACTTCTATGGGGcttgaaagaaagaggaaaacagcaCAAGAACACATCATATGCAACTAATGATGTCATTATTTAAAGAGTCCCCTGTTACTTCTTCAGTCCTTTCCTCTGACTCTGGTTCAGATAGAGTTACGGGGTGATATTTCAAAGGGAATTTGCTACTTACCATTATTTCTCTCCTTGAGTTAAGTTGGCAAACCCATCATtaaatagcatataaaatattaatagcaatgaCATTAGATAAGAAGTACAGCTTCAGTAATCAATGGGCAGTGGCACTAGAAAAATCTATAGCACAGTAAATGACCTATTATTCATGATCTATTCTGCAAACATCTAATGGATCTATAAGGTGTAACGAACCTTATAAATTCTGGCTCACATAGCATATTCAGTGTACtttaactgtacatatttataacaCAAGAGCCATACTTTATTGCCAAAACCTATTTTTATCCATTGTCTTactatatatatgaattataaaaacagaagtataagtaatttttatggtttttattcatttaaaatttacaatgcTCTTTAAGTTCTGGAGAATTGATGAAAATCAATACTCATCAATTCTTATGCCCAAAGCTACCCCTAAGTTAAAGTAGGTTTAGTAGAGTGGGGCCTACTCAAATCCAGACCTAGAactgaaagaaatagaagttttctgcttttcctttctcttctctgttggTGAGGGACATTCATGGAAAGAACTGTTTGTTTGGCAGCCAGATGTTGGCATTCTCCCAACACAGCCCAACAGAGGTGCAGGGAAGAGTGGAGAAATTTTGGAGTGTGTTGATGAAAATGTATAGGGCCATGTAAATTCTGTAatccaaataaaatcttttcagaataattcttttaaagttttatgtgacCAATCTTTTATCGATGTCCTCTCCTCAGTTTCTTTGTATTATTATACGATGATCTGAGAGGTCTAATGAGATGGCAAACATgaactttattataatatatgcagtattttttaaggaaattgcTGAGGTAAAAGTATCTGTTTCCTGTCACATGAACCATTCAGTGGAAAATACATAGCTCTAAATTTGGGGAAATACATTAAGGAATTTTTGATATTGCAAATGAGAGATCCAGATACAACAGGATTCATTTATTAGAAATCATATGTTTTGCCTTGGTAAATAttgatttggaaaaatataaaaagcttttCAGGAGTCAAAACATCTAGACCTCTAAAGTGTtgtcatacatatacatataataaacatACACGTGTACTTGTACGTCATGTTATATGGTTTACTTGACTAATACAATCTGTGCCTTTGTTAAAGGAAAGATTACAAGGAAGGAGAACAAACACACTGTCTGGGCAGGgtgaaatattattgaaaaattttttcttggtcttttaacttatttcttttttctttctttctaaggatttaatatttcaaaatatcgtTTATTCTCTCTTTGCTTGTGTTATTCTTAAACTCAATTTACCTAATGCCATTTagtatgaaaacatttaaaaatcagtacaGTACACAAATTATTGAGTTTTTTTATGTCATCTTTCTGGCTTTATTCATAACATCCATCCACATCTATCTAcccattaaaattttaatcttaaagtCTGCTTTTCTCTGTAGTTAGGAGCTATTTAAACATTCCAACCAAAACCATTGGTGAAGGGGTCAGTTCCTTAAGACATTAAAACACTCTCAATGctcaatttgcttttctttccttaagcTGCACATAAAACTCTGAAATTGTGAAGAATTTGCTGTTTTGTAGGTCTCGTACCCACACATGTCTGCCGTGTAAAACTGCCCACAACTCTGGCTCGTTAATCCAATGACACAGCCAATCAAATTCCATTCTATAGTTGTTTCCTGAGAAAGGAATACATATTCACTGAAATGGACCacacaaagagaagagaaagggagacagaaaagcagaggaaaCTCTGCTAGCCCATCTTGAAATACTGTCAGTGCACTATTTACATAGTTTAGAAAAGGTGTCAATCCCAAGCAATAGCTTATTCTGAATAATAAACAATGATGTGAAAtgctattttatacttttaaatcaatttattcttagttattctttcatttaaaataggtTTTCCTAATTCCTAATGAAGtatctattgaaaaaaaaatcagcagagtGAGAGACAAAAGATCCTATTTTAGCTTTAGCtttgaaaactaaaattcaaTAACTAGTATCTAAGGATAACTAAAGAAAGGACAGATGTCAGCCTATCATCAACTAAACATACTCTTCAACTACACATCCTTCCAAACTTGACCCAACATCCCATACTTTCACAGCCCTCACCACAGTCCATTATGTTGGTGAGAAATTGGTCTAAAGACCACCTGGACAAAATAAACAAACGTTGGATCGCCCAAGTCAGGTGCCACTGGGGAATAACCTTCTAAGTGAGTTGTGTGCTATGGTGGATGGCCCAACCTAGCCTTATTTCCAGGTTCTCAAATTTGTCCCTTCTTTTCCCAAGCTCGCCAGCTGGCAGCCATGGAAAATTCTCACAGGGTCTCTTTTTTTCTGGCACAGCAGAAACTCAGGCCCTTTCCCTTTCTGCACCTCGTTGATCACTTAGTCAGGTTGAAGAGCTTGCCTGTAGCAGAAGTTCTATAGAATCAGGTGGATCCCACAGGCACCTGTGGGAAATATTTATAAGAGTCCCCCGCATCTCTTTCCACTGTGATTCTGTGTTCCTTAATGTATATCCTTTATTTTGTAGGtcttttcatttgtaaagaaaattaacctgttttctcctcttctttctcttccttctttttgcaGGAGGCATTGAAATCTTCAGCAGAGACCTTCCAAGGACATATTGCAGGATTCTGTAATAGTGAACATATGGaaagtattagaaatatttattgtctgtAAATACTGTAAATGCATTGGAATAAAACTGTCTCCCCCATTGCTCTATGAAACTGCACATTGgtcattgtgaatatttttttttgccaaggcTAATCCAATTATTATTATCAcatttaccataatttattttgtcaactgatgtatttattttgtaaatgtatcTTGGTGCTGctgaatttctatattttttgtaaCATAATGCACTTTAGATATACATATCAAGTATGTTGATAAATGACACAATAAAGTGTCTCTATTTTGTGGTTGATTTTAATGAATGCCTAAATATAATAATCCAAACTGATTTCCCTCTGTGCCTGTAAAAATAGcggtattttaaatttgtaaagaatgtctaataaaatataatctaattACATCATGACTCAGAGGGTGAATTATATCATTTAAGATTTCTAGTAGAAGGAATATGATATAGTTTTTTAAACTCTATTTGAATACAATCTTAagtttaatatgtttatattggTACATATTCCCACATTTCCACATTAGTTTTTAGTTAAAAACCACTTAAAATGCATTTTACCCAATATTTCAGTTCAAGTCAATAACAGCATGGCTGAACTACCTAGACATTAGTTTATAAAGTATGTTCAATTTGAAGTGCAGACAGGGGCAGGCagaaaagcaacagagaaaaGTCAGGACAAAGGATTAAAGAAACTTAATCCAGAGAGTCAGCCAGagctgaaaaaaaggaaagatccCGGTCAGAGACTCAAAGGccatcaatatatatatatattttcttagacagagtctcactctgttgcccaggttagagtgccgtggcatcaacctagctcacagcaaccttcaactcctgggctcaagcaatcctcctgcctcagcctcctgagtagctgggactatagacatgcaccaccatgtctatagtctatatttaaaatttttaaaatatatttttggttgtctagctaatttctttctatttttagtagagatggtgtcttgcttttgctcaggctggtctctacttcctgagttcaaatgatcctcccacctcggcctcccagagtgctaggattacaggtgtgagccacctcactggCCAGTCCATCGATAATTTTAACCCATGTAAAGTTTAATTTgagaagccgggcgtggtggctcacgcctgtaatcctagctctctgggaggccgaggcgggcggattgctcgaggtcaggagttcgaaaccagcctgagcaagagcgagaccccgtctctactataaatagaaagaaattaattggccaactaatatatatagaaaaatgagccaggcatggtggcgcatgcctgtagtcccagctacttgggaggctgaggcagcaggattgcttgagcccaggagtttgaggttgctgtgagctaggctaacgccacggcactcactctagcctaggcaacaaagcgagactctgtctcaaaaaaaaaaaaaaaagtttaatttgagAGATCTCACTCTTACTACAAcaacaataagaataaaagagCTACTTGAGAGTTTTGCCAGTTAAGGTTCCTaccagagaaaggagagagactcGGGCTCAGGAGATATGTGACCACTCAGAAAGCTCTCAAAGGCCAAGGTTGCTTTCCTGCGACATCACAGTTCCTGGAACTCAGGTTGCAAACAGCATGGGTATAACGCCATATGGAATCCCTGCTCCATTTTGAATATCATCCTAATCGTTCCTACCTCTATGTTCAGgtgaaaacacaaacacatttcgTTCTACAGAATTTTTAACTGTTTGGAGCGTAGGAcaccaataaaaaacaaaacaaaaaaacctatgaaTCAAGCAAGCACATACTTAGGAATATACCCAATATACTGTTCGATATCTATCAAATCTTTGGGGGGGtgcacaagaaataaaaatgttattactgCCTTTGAGACTCCTTCACTCCAGTAAGTAGACTATCCATATGTATACATGAAAAAACTACATGCTAAAATGATCTAAAATTCTGTGAATATCtaaaaaggggaaacaaaaagaGAGATTAATATGGGTCAGGCATGAGTAGGATTATGTTTCTAGGAGGAATATACTCAAATTAAACTTATTCATATTTTCACTTGAGTCTCATAGCCTTCAAAACAGgactcattttacattttttggtaAGAGTTTGAAACCTACATTAGTAGGCAAATAAGAGAATCTGTGCTTAGCTTCCCTTATGAATTTGCTGGAGATGGTTTTTACACCTAAGGAATATTTAACAGTTTAAGGCAAAAACACTAACCCTGTATAAAGCAAGTAATTTGGAATGCCTTAAAACCACATTTGGCAAAACTCCACCTGAAATTCTACGTCTTAAGTAAGATTGCATCAAATCCTTATGTGATGTtcacatgaaaaatgtttttttttttaaactagtttggtaaatacttaaatattaagGCAAGAAAGCATCAGATTCACCTTTAAATGCAAGTCatctttaagtttttcttttttcttcttatatatatttttaatttcagcatattatgggggtacaaatgttaaggttacgtatattgcccatgcccccctcgcccctcaagtcagagcttcaagcgtgcccatcccccaaatgttgcacatctcactcattatgtttgtatatacccatcccctcctccccactcccacccacccaacacccgataaatgttattcctatatgttcacttaggtgttgatccattaataccaatttgctggtgagtacatgtggtgcttgattttccattcttgagatacttcacttagtagaatgggttccagctctatccaggaaaatacaagaggtgctatatcaccactgtttcttaaagctgaatagtactccatgatatacatataccacatgttattaatccactcatgtattgatgggcatctgggttgtttccacaactttgcaattgtgaattgtgctgctataaacatttgagtgcaggtgtgccttttgtagagtgtcctttgatcttttgggtagatgctcagtagtggaattactggatcaaatgttagatctgcatgtatcactttaaggtatctccatattgctttccacagaggctgaaccagtttgcagtccctccagcagtgtaggagtgttcctatctctccacatccacgccaacatttattgtttggggactttttgataaaggccattcttactggagataagtgatatctcattgcagttttgatttgcatttccttgatgattagaaatattgagcattttttatatgtttgttggccattattctgtcttcttttgaaaaatttctgttcatgtcctttgcccactttttgatagggttgtttgatttttccttgctgattttcctgagttctaaataaattctagttatcagccctttattggatgtgtagcttgaaaaaattttctcccattctgtgggttgtctgtttgctctcttgacagtttctttggctgtgcagaagctttttaatttgatcagatcccatctgttttgttgctgctgtgattgcctttggggtcttcttcataaattcttcgcccaggccaatgtctagaagagtgtttccaacgttttcctctagaattctaatagtttcacacctaaggttcaagtctgttacccagcgtgagttgatttttgtgagaggtgaaaggtgtgggtcctgtttcagtcttctgcatgtggctatccagttttcccagcgccatttattgaataaggattcttttccctggtatatgtttttgtctgctttgtcgaagattagttggctatctgaggatggttttatatctgggttttctgttctgttccactggttaagTTTTTCTTCACTAGTAGCctgttcctaaaaataaaagaggaaaaaaggaacttGGCGATTTGTAGTTGTCAATGCTTACCAAAGCATCGTTAATAACATTATTGCCCGTAGTCATACCCTAGGACCTCTAGCAGTGACAAAGAGTAGAATCACAGCATCAGAAACGGAGCGTGGGGATGAAGCAAAAAATCTTTggcataaaaatgtcatttttttaagaaacaaaaactgaaatcCATAATTTAAgtgtttaaatgtaaattaaactcTTAGCAAATTACACTCTAAGTGAATGCTGCTTATCCTTAAGTAATGTTTATAAAGCAGGAGCAATTTAAATAAAGGCAATTTGGACTAAGTATTCTGGAATTGAAATAAAACTTAATCTACTAACATGCCATTATCTCCCTCACATTCTATTCAGACAGAAATTTGTTACTTATGGATGTTATGGAGGCCTTCTTCAAAAGACACGTAGCAACACTTAAGTGTGTGAAGGCCCTATTCCTTTCCCCTCTGTTTTCTTGGCCATCGTAAAACAAGTGCATTTTAAAGCATGTGCTTATGACACAACTAACGTCTTCAGAGCTACGTTGTTATGAATCGAAATCAGTTTTGACTGACGTGTCCTGAAAACATTTGAAGTCAGTATTGACATCTCCCTTCCTTGTTATAAAAATTAGTTAGGAATGCAAGCCATGTCAATCtaagaaatatagaaaacctGAAGATTTTCTTGGGAGAAAGTGTAAACATAACCTTGGAggttaaaaattcagttttaattttccaTTACCTATTCCTTGTATAGTATGATATGAATTGAGCAAAGCAGCTATTTAACTTCCTGTATATACTGTTCAAGGACAAAAGGAGTCAATCTTTTTAAAGTTCAAAGTGTTCTCTCTAATGTTCTTTATAATGGACCCAACAAGAACAACAAAGTCAAGTATTACTTCCATATCTATTTTATAGTCGATTCCTTGAATAACTGCTAAAATATGGTTTAAGACTATGGTTCCAGtccccagtctgtggcctgttaggaaccaggccacacagcctgAGGTGAGAAGCAGGTGAGCCAGCAAAGGTTCATCGGTATTTACAGccttatctgtatttacagccgctccccattgcttcCATCtccgcataagctccacctcctgtcaatcaaaggtggcattagattctcataggagtgcaaaccctactgtaaactgagcGTGCCACAGATCTAGgtccttatgagaatccaatgcctgatgatccgaggtggagctgaggcggtgatgctagcgctggggagcggctgcaaatacagattatcgttagcagagaggtttgactgcacgataaatgtaatgcgcttgaatcatccccaaaccatcccccctccccatcccagtCCGTGGAAatatcatcttccatgaaaccagtccctggtgccaaaaatgtctGGGGACCACTGGTTTAGGAGATACCCACATGTGCTTAAAGAACTCAAGTTATGGCCTTTCGTAAAAAATTCCAGAGTACTTATACCATCACAGTACATTAACTTTCAGGTAATCTAGAATTTAATTTTAGAGTAGCTTACAGCTAAACTgctatttttccccatttggtcACAAAGGCCATGGGAAAATAGAACCAGCTGTGGACAGAAACAATGTCCTCAGGATATTCATCTTCTGTAAATGGTGTGCACTTTTATTGAGAGTTCTAAGAAGGCAATGTTCCTAGCAGAGCCATTACTCCTTCCTCAAATAAAGGGTAAAAGACATTCCAAGTACAAATGTTTGCCATTTCCTTTCATGTCATAATCCAGAAGGTGTTCGGTACAAGACTATTATGAAAGATTCTATTACATAGTTAGCAAAATGCTGCCATATGATAAGTTACTCCTAAAGACTCAACTGAACGTTTCAGAGGAGGTAGTAAACACCAGTAGCTACTGAGATTCCACAGGTGAAAGATATTACTTCAAAGAATTATATTATCCTGTGTCCTAGATTTAACTCCTTAAGAGAAGAACCATTTCTTCCAAGTTGTCAACATTACTTCTCTAATTACTTTGTGAACTTGTTAAGGGCAGGAACCTTGTTTTCAGTATATGCCATCCAACATCAGTAAACAGCATTAGTTTGGTTGGACACAGCAGGTGTTCAATCGATATTTGCTGACCACTGTTTAAAAGTTCTTTCAGTTTCTGGATTAATCAACTGAAAAGCAGAGTTACACAAAAAATCTGCTGGGAATAGGAGATGGATCAGAGTTTTGACTATTTCAGACTCCCATGGGATGTCCTTTTCTTATTCAGGTAACAAGCAGCTTAGAGAATAACTGCTCTGAGTTATCAACTGTTCACCAGAGTGCCCTTTGTTTTTCAGCCTCTGGTTTAATGGGAATTTTTCCAGCCCTGTAAGTACAAGAACCAAGGGTTTGTGTTGAGTATACAGCAACCTcccagaggaagggaggagaatttaaaatatcaggTTTTCTTCCTATGAATACACTATACAGAAGTTACCCACAGGGCCCAGTTGTGCAAAAGAGGCACACTGCTATTTTGCAGAAGATTAATGTACACAGTTCCCAACCAGAGCTACCCAACATCAGGATGAGAACATTCACATCTCTGTATAAGTTTCTAATATGCTCACATTTACAAGTGCGAAGCATAAGGGATAGGTTTTCAAATTGCATTTTCATTAAACTTCAAAACATCTTCCAAAGagttttcttacattttcctCTAAACTGGAAGACATTTATAAATtggaataaatacaaaatatgtcaCCCCTAAAAAAATGGATTGCTTTAATAATGGTGACTCCTATTCCTTGCCAAATCTACATTGCTTTgggtctgaaaaacaaaatagtccATCCATCTTCCATTTGAGTAAGGTAATTGATGTTCACAACTCATTGAGTTGTCATTGAAAAACTGCTGGGAAGTGGCTTTTTTGAGTTCCATGTTctgcaaaataaatacaaaacaataacaaaccaTGCCACCTTTGGTTTAATAACCCTATATTCCCATTACTCTTTCTTCCATTCATTGTTGAGTTTTAGTAGAACCCTAGAGTCAACGTAGAATACAAAAGAATACATTGGAGAGTAGTATAGTATCCTGGCTATCTGCAGGTGAAAGAAACTAGAAACAGGCAGGTTTTCttagagagaattttttttccttcagatgaAACAGTAAGATCCTTATTTGCCATTTTCCCAAAGAATTAGAAGATGTATTTTATAACaacattttataacaattttataaCAACTATTACATCAGAATAAGTTAGCATAGTGTCAAGCCAACAATCAGTAGAGCAAATATTGCAAATATCTATAAGTCTATTATACGCATGTTACATTAACCTCATATGTCCTGTACtctaatctcatttaatccttccaaagCAACCCGTGAGGAAGACAGTCTTTGTCGCCCTTTCACAGATGAAACAACTGACACATTGGACAACTCGCCCAAGATCACACAAGTTTGTAAGTAGCGGAGACGGGACTCAAAGCAAACTTCACCTGACCCCAGAGTCTCTGCCCTCCAGGGCTCACAAATGTTGCCAGAAAGCTTGGCTCAGATGCAACATCTTTTAAACAAAGCTATTTTGTTTTGCTGTCAGCGAGTTCAAGGCAATCATAAGTCTGAGACAATCCTATTTTGCTTCACTTCTCTGCTTCCCGGGGAGGGCATCATTTTGCTAGGTCCTGCCGCCTTAGATTCCACAAAGCTCTAAAgtgcttgttctctctctctctctctctctctctctgtgtgtgtgtgtgtgtgtgtgtgtgtgtgtgtgtgtgagagagagagagagagagagagagagagagagagagagcgctcACGCCAAGAAGCCCAGGTGTTTGCCCAGGCCCATGAATGGGCAGCTGTTGCTTTAAAGGGAGTGTTGGCAGAGGAAGGCCAGGGAGCCCTGGCTGGCAGGCGGGCATGTAAACGTATACAGAGAGCCACTTTCTGTAAGAAGGCCAAAACAGATTTAAAATGGGACCACCTCAGAGATGAAATCTTTCCCCTCCTGCTACCTCTCAACCTGCTCCAAAACTCCAATATTCAGTTTTTCCGAGTCtcacccaccctccccccacccttcccTGGGGTATGCTGATTTTCTATGTGAACACTTGGCACATGGCAGAGCAGTTCTACTCCTTCATTGAGCGGTCAGAAAATAATTCCAGCAGTTAATGATTTCCCCAGCAAGCAGATGTGTGTGCCCACTGGGCGCCCTCCGCTAGCCGCTGCCCGCGCAGGGGCCGAAAGTGAGTGTGCCGCCAGCGTGTCTTGTCAGTGGGTTTTCATCTCTGCGTTGACTTTGGGTGGCTTACTTATTGATTTCTAAATGACatggaaaagaggagaggaaaagttTCCACTGAGGTCGACTTGCTTCAGCGAAGAAGGATGCCTTTCGTCACGGGAGGGCGCTGTGGGGACAATGGACCAGGACTGATTTG
This Microcebus murinus isolate Inina chromosome 10, M.murinus_Inina_mat1.0, whole genome shotgun sequence DNA region includes the following protein-coding sequences:
- the PTHLH gene encoding parathyroid hormone-related protein isoform X1: MWVSLQVALEREGLVREEADFRGGNFLLVGGGPERKRIDMMLRTLVQHWSVAVFLLSYSVPSCGRSVEGLNRRLKRAVSEHQLLHDKGKSIQDLRRRFFLHHLIAEIHTAEIRTTSEVSPNSKPAPNTKNHPVRFGSDDEGRYLTQETNKVDTYKEQPLKTPGKKKKGKPGKRKEQEKKKRRTRSAWLNSEVAGSGLEGDQLSDTSTTWLELDSRTALLWGLKERGKQHKNTSYATNDVII
- the PTHLH gene encoding parathyroid hormone-related protein isoform X3 is translated as MWVSLQVALEREGLVREEADFRGGNFLLVGGGPERKRIDMMLRTLVQHWSVAVFLLSYSVPSCGRSVEGLNRRLKRAVSEHQLLHDKGKSIQDLRRRFFLHHLIAEIHTAEIRTTSEVSPNSKPAPNTKNHPVRFGSDDEGRYLTQETNKVDTYKEQPLKTPGKKKKGKPGKRKEQEKKKRRTRSAWLNSEVAGSGLEGDQLSDTSTTWLELDSRRH
- the PTHLH gene encoding parathyroid hormone-related protein isoform X2, translating into MWVSLQVALEREGLVREEADFRGGNFLLVGGGPERKRIDMMLRTLVQHWSVAVFLLSYSVPSCGRSVEGLNRRLKRAVSEHQLLHDKGKSIQDLRRRFFLHHLIAEIHTAEIRTTSEVSPNSKPAPNTKNHPVRFGSDDEGRYLTQETNKVDTYKEQPLKTPGKKKKGKPGKRKEQEKKKRRTRSAWLNSEVAGSGLEGDQLSDTSTTWLELDSRENNKRI
- the PTHLH gene encoding parathyroid hormone-related protein isoform X4, with amino-acid sequence MMLRTLVQHWSVAVFLLSYSVPSCGRSVEGLNRRLKRAVSEHQLLHDKGKSIQDLRRRFFLHHLIAEIHTAEIRTTSEVSPNSKPAPNTKNHPVRFGSDDEGRYLTQETNKVDTYKEQPLKTPGKKKKGKPGKRKEQEKKKRRTRSAWLNSEVAGSGLEGDQLSDTSTTWLELDSRRH